The following proteins are co-located in the Dyadobacter chenwenxiniae genome:
- a CDS encoding malate:quinone oxidoreductase encodes MTTKNSSKTISPDVVLIGAGIMSATLGVLLKKLSPSISISIFERLDRVTAESSDPWNNAGTGHSAFCELNYTPQLEDGSVETTKAIKIAESFEVSKEFWAYLVENGIIDSPDAFIHNIPHLSFVWGDDNVDYLKKRFEGLTRHHLFKGMEYTEDKSEINSWIPLVMEGRDPNENVAATKMDLGTDVNFGTLTKYMFEYLEKQEGVKLYLNHEVDDFEKKKDGSWIIDVKDRATKKTSQVQTKFVFIGAGGGSLPLLEKSNIPEGKGFGGFPVSGQWLVCNNQEIIEKHQAKVYGKASVGSPPMSVPHLDTRMIDGKKALLFGPYAGFSTKFLKNGSFMDLPLSIKLDNIRPMLAAGIHNIPLTKYLIDQVRQSPQDRLEALKDYLPEAKLEDWDLEMAGQRVQVIKKDKKVGGVLEFGTEMVTAGDGSLAALLGASPGASTAVSIMLELIQKCFKEAKSEEWQAEFKKIIPSFGKSLSKDAELAAKTRAWTTEVLELGASHYSEEFTA; translated from the coding sequence ATGACTACCAAAAATTCTTCAAAGACGATCTCCCCTGACGTTGTTTTGATAGGGGCCGGTATCATGAGTGCAACTCTTGGAGTTTTGCTTAAAAAATTGAGTCCGTCTATATCGATTTCTATTTTCGAAAGACTGGACCGGGTTACCGCCGAAAGTTCTGACCCATGGAATAACGCAGGAACCGGGCATTCCGCATTTTGCGAATTAAACTACACGCCCCAGCTGGAAGACGGCTCGGTTGAGACGACGAAAGCGATTAAAATCGCGGAATCCTTTGAAGTGTCCAAGGAGTTTTGGGCTTACCTCGTGGAGAACGGCATCATCGATTCCCCCGACGCATTTATCCACAACATTCCTCATTTGAGCTTCGTATGGGGCGATGATAATGTGGATTACCTCAAAAAACGTTTCGAAGGCCTAACCAGGCATCACTTGTTTAAAGGGATGGAATACACGGAGGACAAAAGCGAGATCAACTCGTGGATTCCTCTGGTCATGGAAGGAAGAGATCCCAACGAAAATGTTGCAGCCACAAAAATGGACCTCGGCACAGACGTTAACTTCGGGACGCTCACCAAATACATGTTCGAATATCTCGAAAAACAGGAAGGCGTTAAGCTTTACCTGAATCACGAAGTTGACGATTTCGAGAAAAAGAAAGACGGCTCCTGGATCATTGACGTGAAAGACCGCGCCACCAAAAAGACTTCCCAAGTACAAACGAAGTTTGTTTTCATAGGAGCTGGCGGTGGTTCACTTCCACTTCTTGAAAAGTCCAACATTCCCGAGGGCAAAGGTTTTGGCGGGTTTCCGGTGAGCGGCCAGTGGCTGGTTTGCAATAATCAGGAGATCATTGAAAAACATCAGGCGAAAGTCTACGGAAAAGCTTCTGTTGGCTCGCCTCCGATGTCTGTTCCGCATTTGGACACGCGGATGATCGATGGAAAGAAAGCTCTTTTATTTGGCCCATACGCTGGTTTTTCAACAAAATTTTTGAAAAACGGATCATTTATGGATTTGCCGTTGTCTATCAAACTCGACAACATCCGCCCCATGCTGGCAGCCGGGATTCACAACATTCCGTTGACCAAATATCTGATCGACCAGGTGAGACAATCGCCGCAGGACAGGTTAGAGGCTTTGAAAGATTATTTGCCGGAAGCTAAATTAGAAGATTGGGATCTGGAAATGGCCGGACAGCGTGTGCAGGTGATTAAAAAAGATAAGAAAGTAGGTGGTGTGCTTGAATTCGGAACGGAGATGGTGACTGCTGGCGACGGTTCACTGGCAGCGTTGCTGGGAGCATCGCCCGGCGCCTCAACGGCTGTCTCGATCATGCTGGAACTGATTCAGAAGTGCTTCAAAGAAGCCAAATCAGAAGAATGGCAGGCCGAATTCAAAAAAATCATCCCGTCATTTGGCAAGTCACTTTCTAAAGACGCAGAACTCGCAGCCAAAACCCGCGCCTGGACGACAGAGGTTTTGGAACTGGGCGCTTCGCATTACTCGGAGGAATTTACTGCTTAG
- a CDS encoding collagen-like protein produces the protein MLKKLMVVAWLGLIGLSLGCDGEKGDVGPQGPAGPAGAVGPKGDSGVAGKDGISAKELVTGQVESTNGGYTLGKNNLTAADTAMLSSSVVVVFIKAQNLWWAVPGKVDFAAGKSTTFNFITLLRGNQFFIDIRPVSWTDGGDKAPERVFQSIRAVIIPSEKFRRNAEVDWNNYEEVVSTLGLTDKDIITADL, from the coding sequence ATGCTTAAAAAATTAATGGTGGTCGCCTGGCTTGGTCTGATTGGTCTATCCTTAGGTTGCGACGGAGAGAAAGGCGATGTTGGTCCTCAGGGACCTGCGGGACCTGCTGGTGCAGTCGGCCCAAAAGGTGACTCCGGCGTTGCAGGAAAGGACGGAATTAGCGCCAAGGAGCTTGTGACAGGACAAGTTGAAAGCACCAATGGCGGATATACGCTGGGTAAAAATAATCTAACGGCAGCAGACACTGCAATGCTATCATCAAGTGTTGTTGTTGTGTTCATCAAGGCTCAGAATTTATGGTGGGCAGTGCCAGGAAAAGTTGATTTCGCTGCTGGTAAGTCAACAACTTTCAACTTCATTACGCTTTTGAGAGGCAATCAGTTCTTTATTGATATCAGACCGGTTTCCTGGACTGATGGTGGGGACAAAGCGCCTGAACGTGTGTTTCAAAGCATAAGAGCGGTTATCATTCCTTCTGAAAAATTCCGACGGAATGCCGAGGTGGACTGGAACAACTACGAGGAAGTTGTCTCGACTTTGGGACTCACAGACAAAGACATAATTACGGCTGATCTATAA
- a CDS encoding FG-GAP repeat domain-containing protein, producing the protein MRTIAIQLKWLCLIQVFLLSGFASQAQTKQNKNRTVSFKKQVLIKKFISEGAAMGDVNKDGKKDILAGAFWFEAPSWKAHELAKPDSFIVNGGYSDSFLDFAMDVNQDGWIDLIRIDWPGKASVWHENPKGKAGYWPTHVIHSSVGNESPMLVDIDGDGRLDLLGNDPTAKKVIWLQAPVKKGETKWEKFTISNDETIATHMYTHGIGYGDINGDGRKDVLVKNGWWEGPAEGPAKVAKDGDWKFHPADLGKDCSQMYVMDLNGDGLNDVLTASAHDYGIWWHEQGKDDKGESTWRHHSIDNTFSQTHGLALADINGDGNIDFVTGKRYFAHHGNDPGEFEPAVIYWFEYKPGKVPSWTRHEIDNDSGVGLHVTIEDLNKDGLLDIVTGNKKGVRIFTQSR; encoded by the coding sequence ATGAGAACAATTGCAATTCAATTAAAATGGCTTTGCCTGATCCAGGTTTTTTTGCTTTCTGGCTTTGCTTCGCAGGCGCAAACCAAGCAGAACAAGAACAGGACTGTCTCATTTAAGAAGCAGGTTTTAATCAAAAAATTCATTTCCGAAGGCGCGGCCATGGGCGATGTGAACAAGGATGGCAAAAAAGACATTCTCGCAGGCGCATTCTGGTTTGAAGCACCCAGCTGGAAAGCACACGAACTCGCAAAACCCGATTCATTCATTGTCAATGGTGGTTACAGCGATTCATTTCTGGATTTCGCCATGGACGTAAACCAGGACGGCTGGATTGACCTGATCCGGATCGACTGGCCGGGAAAAGCGTCTGTCTGGCATGAAAATCCGAAAGGCAAAGCGGGTTACTGGCCTACACACGTGATCCATTCTTCGGTAGGGAATGAGTCACCCATGCTCGTGGATATCGATGGAGATGGTCGTCTGGACTTGTTAGGCAACGATCCGACTGCTAAAAAAGTGATTTGGCTGCAGGCTCCTGTTAAAAAGGGAGAAACCAAATGGGAAAAGTTTACCATTAGCAATGATGAAACAATTGCAACGCATATGTACACGCATGGCATTGGCTACGGCGATATAAACGGAGATGGCAGAAAAGATGTTTTGGTTAAAAATGGCTGGTGGGAGGGCCCGGCGGAAGGTCCGGCCAAAGTAGCAAAAGACGGCGACTGGAAATTTCATCCTGCGGATCTTGGCAAAGACTGTTCGCAAATGTATGTGATGGACCTGAATGGTGACGGCTTAAACGACGTCTTGACTGCATCGGCGCATGATTATGGCATCTGGTGGCACGAGCAGGGCAAGGATGACAAAGGTGAGTCAACCTGGCGTCACCATAGCATTGATAACACATTCTCACAAACACATGGGCTTGCGCTCGCAGATATAAATGGCGATGGAAACATCGATTTTGTAACGGGTAAAAGATACTTTGCCCACCATGGGAATGATCCGGGAGAATTTGAGCCAGCTGTCATTTATTGGTTTGAATACAAGCCGGGCAAAGTCCCAAGCTGGACTAGGCACGAGATTGACAATGATTCGGGCGTAGGATTGCATGTTACCATAGAGGACCTTAATAAAGACGGTTTGCTGGACATTGTAACAGGAAACAAAAAAGGCGTTCGCATATTTACTCAAAGTCGCTAG
- the porU2 gene encoding putative type IX secretion system sortase PorU2, with product MMIRHTLYFLFSISLTLFCISEGSAQSAAPYANSWINYEQPYVKIAVNAKGMHKVPFSVLPATFPVNQPEKLQLWHLGKQVAIIVENKEILFYGVPNTGESDSLLYRPMSSRLNPFYSIYSDESAYFLTVSASKSLRAETVSRAVNEATPALGYHIAKASTVLSTDYSLGANSPLRPNFFNSFFEKGASRTGPNILKNVQSTYPIQLTNAVSNSVRPKVKLLVHGRSNNERKVEVYIGKTEQTLRLAKVLPSSNFEGVEGEFEIEKTDLDNNFKGIIALKSVSTDQYERFSLAYFTVSYPQNFSIASKKSIELTLDPQASALSRVATTGAPAGAKIYDITDTLRVIAGNVGNFMVPRKSGKVSKLLVTNEIITVPAAKVSAVKFQRFDPKVANYIIVSGENLLAGSTEYAAYRASQTGGGFKTVVANIKDVYNQFNYGEPSPLGIRRFASYMISDGVRDKSLFLIGKSISLTERMKKELPDEVPTIGFPASDILLVEGLGGVSRDVPALNVGRLPAMTDQNIKDYLEKVKEYELNDGQELGWRKQILHLNGGKSASEITQLKNVLETLKPAVENGFVGGRVTPFVKQQAISEVEKVNITPQVNEGVGMITYFGHGSATVTDLDMGYITDADRGYNNNGKYPFMFFNGCGVGNVFAARYNTSPTATDRRPLSMDWILTPKKGTVALVANSFESYISSSSRYLSNLYNTMFAEEATSSASIGRVQAVVAQKIVSAGANQYDIANIHQSLLQGDPAVKVVTVSKPDYAVGADDAVVLYSESAGKTIDNSASVRAVIKLANEGRYIKDQKVPVQVEIQYNDGKSEVKNETIAAMAYKDTLSLSFVNQKNIKRILFKIDPANTLQELSKRNNNSELIVDWDVAKALNFYPSAPLKDLIAPILEVKFDGRIIENNDAVDPGTSISIKLEDDRILSPDTSLVNVFIKPCEGSDCDFAKLSYASNDLKISSLSERSINVTYQAQGLKPGTYELLVNAKDASSNASTNPYRIVFKIKEEDQENQLTVSPNPASSYIRFRLEAGSTDTDQSVHWTMYSLKGAALEEGGFQLENSGIKDWYWIPAPHIPSGTYIYKLNLKAGDKTRKSFTGRVVILK from the coding sequence ATGATGATCCGACACACTCTCTACTTCCTTTTTTCTATTTCGCTGACACTTTTTTGCATCTCGGAAGGATCCGCCCAATCAGCTGCACCCTACGCTAACAGCTGGATAAATTATGAGCAACCTTACGTCAAGATCGCAGTTAATGCGAAAGGAATGCATAAAGTGCCCTTTTCTGTTCTTCCCGCAACCTTCCCGGTTAATCAGCCAGAAAAGTTGCAACTCTGGCACTTAGGAAAACAGGTCGCTATCATTGTTGAAAATAAGGAAATATTATTTTATGGTGTTCCAAATACCGGAGAAAGCGATTCCCTGCTATACCGTCCCATGAGTTCGAGGCTGAACCCGTTTTACAGCATTTACTCCGACGAATCAGCTTATTTCCTTACCGTATCCGCGTCCAAGTCGCTTCGTGCAGAAACGGTAAGCCGGGCAGTGAACGAAGCGACTCCGGCGCTGGGATATCACATCGCAAAGGCATCGACAGTGCTCAGCACAGACTATTCGCTCGGGGCAAACAGCCCGCTACGCCCCAATTTCTTCAACAGCTTTTTTGAGAAAGGTGCCAGTAGGACCGGTCCTAATATTTTGAAAAATGTGCAGTCCACATACCCTATACAATTGACAAATGCGGTTAGCAATTCGGTTAGGCCAAAAGTGAAGTTGCTCGTACATGGCAGGAGCAATAATGAAAGAAAGGTCGAAGTATACATTGGCAAAACCGAGCAGACATTGAGATTGGCAAAAGTACTGCCAAGTTCAAATTTTGAAGGAGTGGAGGGGGAATTTGAGATTGAAAAAACAGATTTAGACAATAATTTTAAGGGAATTATTGCACTAAAATCCGTCAGCACAGATCAATATGAGCGTTTCTCACTGGCTTACTTCACTGTAAGTTATCCACAAAATTTTTCCATAGCTTCCAAGAAGTCGATTGAATTAACCCTGGATCCGCAAGCAAGCGCATTGAGCAGAGTTGCAACTACGGGAGCGCCTGCGGGCGCGAAAATCTACGATATCACAGACACATTGCGTGTGATCGCTGGCAATGTTGGCAATTTTATGGTTCCCAGAAAATCAGGTAAAGTATCAAAATTACTGGTCACAAATGAGATAATTACAGTTCCTGCCGCAAAGGTAAGTGCTGTTAAATTTCAGAGATTTGACCCAAAAGTTGCAAACTACATTATTGTGAGTGGTGAGAATTTGTTAGCTGGATCAACTGAATATGCGGCGTATCGGGCTTCGCAAACCGGTGGAGGCTTCAAAACAGTCGTTGCGAACATTAAGGATGTGTATAACCAGTTCAATTACGGCGAACCCAGTCCGCTCGGCATCCGCCGATTCGCTAGCTATATGATTTCCGATGGGGTAAGGGACAAATCCCTTTTTCTGATCGGAAAATCAATATCATTGACCGAACGCATGAAAAAGGAGTTGCCGGACGAGGTTCCAACTATTGGGTTTCCGGCTTCTGATATTCTCCTGGTAGAGGGACTGGGCGGCGTAAGCCGCGATGTTCCCGCTTTGAATGTCGGCCGTCTACCTGCAATGACTGATCAGAACATTAAGGACTATCTCGAAAAGGTCAAAGAATATGAATTAAATGATGGGCAGGAACTGGGTTGGAGGAAGCAAATTCTGCACTTGAATGGAGGGAAGTCAGCCAGTGAAATCACCCAGCTGAAAAATGTTCTTGAAACGCTTAAACCGGCTGTTGAAAACGGGTTTGTCGGTGGTCGGGTAACACCATTTGTAAAGCAGCAGGCTATTTCCGAGGTTGAAAAAGTAAATATCACGCCGCAAGTTAACGAGGGCGTTGGCATGATAACTTATTTCGGACACGGTTCCGCAACAGTTACTGACCTGGATATGGGGTACATTACAGATGCAGACCGAGGGTATAACAATAATGGGAAATATCCTTTCATGTTTTTCAACGGATGCGGCGTAGGAAACGTTTTTGCTGCCAGATATAACACCAGCCCGACTGCAACAGATCGAAGACCGCTATCGATGGACTGGATACTAACGCCTAAGAAGGGCACTGTTGCCTTAGTGGCCAATTCGTTTGAGAGTTACATAAGTTCATCCAGCAGATATCTGAGCAACCTCTATAACACAATGTTTGCAGAAGAAGCGACTTCCAGCGCTTCAATAGGCAGAGTCCAGGCCGTTGTTGCTCAGAAGATTGTTAGCGCCGGTGCCAATCAATACGATATTGCGAACATTCATCAATCTTTGTTGCAAGGAGATCCGGCAGTTAAAGTAGTTACTGTAAGTAAGCCGGACTATGCCGTTGGTGCGGATGATGCAGTAGTGCTCTATTCCGAATCCGCCGGCAAAACGATCGATAACTCTGCATCTGTCAGGGCAGTTATTAAATTGGCAAATGAAGGGCGCTACATTAAGGATCAAAAAGTGCCGGTTCAAGTTGAGATACAATACAATGATGGTAAAAGCGAAGTAAAAAATGAGACTATTGCGGCAATGGCCTATAAAGACACACTGTCGCTCTCATTCGTAAACCAGAAAAATATCAAAAGGATCCTTTTCAAAATAGACCCTGCCAATACGCTGCAGGAACTGAGCAAACGGAATAATAATTCTGAGTTGATAGTTGATTGGGACGTTGCCAAAGCATTAAATTTCTACCCGAGTGCTCCATTGAAGGATTTGATCGCACCCATATTGGAGGTCAAATTTGATGGTAGAATTATTGAGAATAATGATGCTGTTGATCCTGGAACTTCAATTTCCATCAAGCTCGAGGATGATCGCATTCTTTCTCCTGACACTTCGCTGGTTAATGTTTTCATCAAGCCTTGCGAAGGCAGCGACTGTGACTTTGCCAAATTATCCTATGCCAGCAATGATCTTAAAATTTCGTCCCTTTCTGAACGGTCTATAAATGTTACTTACCAGGCGCAGGGCTTAAAGCCAGGAACTTATGAACTGCTGGTTAACGCGAAGGATGCTTCATCCAACGCATCGACCAATCCATATCGCATTGTTTTTAAAATAAAGGAGGAAGATCAGGAGAATCAGCTCACGGTGAGTCCGAACCCAGCTTCATCATATATCAGGTTCCGTTTGGAAGCGGGCAGCACAGATACTGATCAGTCGGTTCACTGGACCATGTACTCGCTTAAAGGCGCTGCGCTGGAGGAAGGGGGATTTCAATTGGAGAACTCCGGAATTAAGGACTGGTATTGGATTCCCGCGCCTCATATTCCGTCTGGAACCTATATTTATAAGCTTAATTTGAAAGCGGGTGACAAGACGCGAAAAAGTTTTACCGGCAGAGTGGTAATACTAAAATAA
- the porU2 gene encoding putative type IX secretion system sortase PorU2, with the protein MRARIFTKTIFLLVLVYSFTTIDLKVHAQWSGTYGNGWLAGKYSQPWVKINVGVVSGALTKGVYRVAMTSAKLPAEIKNADKAKLQLWHRGRQVNILKADNNELLFYAVPNDGKSDELLFRPTSSRANPYYSMYSDESSYFLTVGAANGDRAPEETLTDASSVTLTQHIRTESKNYQLANEYSHATTIPLRPIDQNSFFEDGKTRTGSRLFDNASHPIHTKDATKDFDFTLKARSGTDKPKVEVLINGRTFFPSNPGDSRNIHVYVGKDAANLREVGMVYIAGFTFGKFSFDLENTDLDANGKGLLGFKTDASPENIQGNTIYDVISLTYYNVTYNQQIDMLGAASAEFRFAATSQGAKNKIVIAGAPAGTLKFYDITDIDKPRIINGTAASLVFTRPNANELVLLATNQAPATVADAKINQVNFTNYNKSDYNYLIISNTTLLDAAEDFRKYRTELTPGEKYKAPTIFNITDVYNQFNYGEPSPVAIRRFVDYMVSDGNLNKYLLLLGKSVSRNDKMVKEMPDEVPTVGFPGSDFLLVDSLGGQPQDVEAIPVGRVPAISNAQARAYLKKVEVYENSSTGLDWRKKVLHISGGKSLSEVGIHSSNLASAGNAVTGAFGGTIDVRNKTQNGDVIQPLDISAAINSGVGMITYFGHSAPYQTDYNFGYVSDNAKGYTDQNVDAGIGKFAIMYYNGCDILNVFNNQFNETVNISSSRAQSLDWLLNPKRGAVAVFGNTWAGYNQSCNEYLQEL; encoded by the coding sequence ATGAGAGCAAGAATTTTTACAAAAACTATTTTTCTGTTGGTACTGGTTTATTCATTCACCACTATTGATTTAAAAGTACATGCTCAGTGGAGCGGAACCTACGGGAATGGCTGGTTAGCAGGAAAATATTCTCAACCATGGGTCAAGATTAATGTGGGCGTGGTAAGTGGAGCACTGACCAAGGGCGTCTACCGGGTGGCAATGACTTCTGCAAAATTGCCTGCTGAGATCAAAAATGCAGATAAGGCCAAATTACAGCTCTGGCACCGGGGCAGACAGGTTAACATTCTCAAAGCTGATAATAATGAACTGCTTTTTTATGCGGTGCCAAATGACGGAAAATCGGATGAACTGCTTTTCAGACCCACTTCATCGAGGGCAAATCCGTACTATAGCATGTACTCAGATGAAAGCTCTTATTTTCTAACTGTTGGTGCAGCTAATGGCGACCGTGCACCGGAAGAAACGTTGACTGACGCATCATCGGTCACATTAACGCAGCACATCAGAACAGAGTCAAAGAATTATCAGTTGGCGAACGAGTACTCGCATGCGACTACGATTCCTTTAAGACCAATTGATCAGAACAGTTTTTTCGAGGATGGCAAAACAAGAACCGGTTCCCGGCTTTTTGACAATGCAAGTCATCCAATCCACACGAAAGATGCTACAAAGGATTTTGATTTTACCTTGAAAGCAAGATCCGGAACGGATAAGCCGAAGGTTGAAGTGCTGATCAACGGTCGGACTTTCTTTCCTTCAAACCCAGGCGATTCCAGAAACATTCATGTTTACGTTGGGAAGGACGCTGCCAATCTGAGGGAAGTGGGAATGGTATACATTGCTGGTTTTACTTTCGGTAAGTTTTCGTTTGATCTGGAAAATACGGATCTGGATGCAAACGGAAAGGGCTTATTGGGTTTCAAGACCGATGCGAGCCCAGAAAATATTCAGGGCAACACCATTTACGATGTAATTTCCCTGACATATTATAATGTAACCTATAATCAGCAAATCGATATGTTGGGCGCGGCTTCTGCTGAATTTCGGTTTGCTGCTACTTCACAAGGAGCGAAGAATAAAATCGTTATCGCCGGTGCGCCTGCTGGTACGTTAAAGTTCTATGATATTACGGACATTGATAAGCCACGAATCATCAATGGCACAGCGGCGAGTTTGGTTTTTACAAGGCCGAACGCAAACGAGCTGGTTCTATTAGCAACAAATCAGGCACCGGCAACGGTGGCGGATGCTAAAATTAATCAGGTAAATTTTACCAACTATAACAAGTCCGATTACAATTATCTGATTATATCGAACACAACGCTTCTGGATGCTGCGGAAGATTTCAGAAAGTATCGTACTGAACTAACACCAGGCGAAAAGTATAAAGCTCCCACCATTTTTAACATTACTGATGTTTATAACCAGTTCAACTATGGCGAGCCGAGCCCGGTGGCAATCCGTCGCTTTGTGGACTATATGGTCTCAGACGGAAATTTGAACAAGTATCTTTTGCTTCTGGGGAAGTCAGTCTCAAGAAATGATAAAATGGTCAAAGAAATGCCAGATGAAGTTCCGACCGTTGGTTTCCCAGGCTCTGACTTTCTGCTTGTTGACAGTTTGGGCGGGCAGCCTCAAGATGTAGAGGCGATTCCTGTGGGACGGGTTCCTGCGATCAGCAATGCACAGGCTCGTGCATACCTCAAGAAAGTAGAAGTTTATGAAAATTCTTCAACGGGACTGGACTGGCGTAAAAAAGTCCTTCACATAAGCGGTGGAAAGAGTCTAAGTGAAGTTGGTATACATTCCAGCAACCTGGCTTCTGCCGGTAACGCGGTTACAGGAGCTTTTGGAGGAACCATTGATGTAAGAAACAAGACCCAGAATGGAGATGTGATACAGCCTTTGGATATTTCTGCGGCTATCAATTCGGGAGTGGGGATGATCACCTATTTTGGACATAGTGCACCGTATCAGACCGACTACAATTTCGGTTACGTTTCTGATAATGCCAAAGGATACACCGATCAGAATGTAGATGCAGGGATAGGTAAATTTGCAATCATGTATTACAATGGCTGTGATATCCTGAACGTATTCAACAATCAGTTCAATGAAACGGTTAATATCAGCTCATCGAGGGCACAATCCCTTGACTGGCTATTAAATCCTAAAAGAGGAGCTGTTGCTGTGTTTGGAAATACCTGGGCTGGATATAATCAGAGCTGCAACGAATATCTGCAAGAACTTTAA
- a CDS encoding sugar phosphate isomerase/epimerase family protein: protein MKFGINTYLFSSPFTNDNVSFFPKFKEWGFDFVEIAVEDPSNINAEYIRKALDENELECRSVCAATGPGRDLRGNRKEQVISLEYIQTLIDLAPILGSQLVAGPIYSSVGRADLYADDKKEKQWRAAVKNLKILGDYAAQHNVKLALEPLNRYETDFVNTCEQVLKLIADVGSGALMVHLDSFHMNLEEKDPALAIKLAGNKLALLHASGSDRGTPGGDQINWDRIFAALDNINYQGDIVIESFTPDVKIIAKAASIWRQVEPSKEAIAVDGLRFLRGLAF, encoded by the coding sequence ATGAAATTCGGTATCAACACGTATTTGTTCTCCTCGCCATTCACGAACGATAACGTTTCCTTTTTTCCAAAATTCAAGGAATGGGGTTTTGATTTTGTGGAGATCGCCGTGGAGGATCCGTCGAACATTAATGCCGAATACATTAGAAAAGCGCTTGACGAAAATGAACTGGAATGCCGCTCTGTGTGCGCAGCAACGGGTCCTGGTCGCGACTTGCGTGGCAACCGGAAGGAGCAGGTTATTTCACTGGAATACATTCAGACATTAATCGACCTTGCGCCGATTTTAGGAAGCCAGCTTGTTGCCGGGCCAATCTACTCGTCTGTCGGCCGGGCTGACCTCTATGCCGATGACAAAAAGGAAAAGCAATGGCGAGCGGCTGTAAAAAATCTGAAAATACTCGGTGACTATGCAGCGCAGCACAATGTAAAATTAGCATTGGAGCCTTTGAACCGCTACGAAACAGACTTCGTTAACACCTGCGAACAAGTCCTCAAACTGATCGCAGATGTTGGAAGCGGAGCATTAATGGTGCATCTGGACTCTTTCCACATGAACCTCGAAGAGAAAGACCCCGCACTTGCCATAAAACTAGCCGGCAATAAACTCGCGCTCCTACACGCATCCGGCAGCGACCGCGGAACCCCCGGCGGCGACCAAATCAACTGGGACCGCATCTTCGCAGCTTTGGACAACATCAACTACCAGGGCGACATCGTCATAGAATCATTCACTCCGGATGTAAAAATCATCGCCAAAGCCGCCTCGATATGGAGGCAGGTAGAGCCTTCGAAAGAGGCGATTGCCGTTGATGGGTTGCGGTTTTTGCGGGGGCTGGCGTTTTGA
- a CDS encoding T9SS type A sorting domain-containing protein has product MHQTLLLGDPALRVLISTEGSMPVDLSYFEAKLVSANSVEVAWKTNSETNNSHFLVERSYNAKNFEQIGYVEGNGDMVTESTYKFFDNKPLPGTSYYRLVQVDNEKVTDGKTEEGKKTISSIVSVNRPYTNSLVVSPNPSSDFVEIKLDLPVAIKSWNLVDIKGRVVRRNETKLTLDISNLASGEYIVEILTENGDVISRKLVKQ; this is encoded by the coding sequence ATGCATCAGACATTGTTGTTGGGAGATCCGGCGCTTAGGGTCCTGATCAGCACCGAAGGAAGCATGCCGGTGGATTTGTCATATTTTGAAGCAAAACTGGTTTCAGCCAATTCTGTGGAAGTTGCATGGAAGACAAACTCGGAGACAAACAACAGCCATTTCCTTGTGGAAAGGAGCTATAATGCCAAGAATTTTGAGCAAATCGGTTATGTGGAAGGGAATGGTGACATGGTTACCGAAAGCACTTACAAATTCTTTGATAACAAGCCACTGCCGGGAACAAGCTATTACCGACTGGTGCAGGTGGATAATGAAAAAGTTACGGATGGAAAAACTGAGGAAGGTAAAAAGACAATTTCATCAATTGTTTCTGTCAACAGACCTTACACCAATTCGCTTGTCGTTTCTCCGAACCCATCCAGTGACTTTGTTGAAATTAAACTGGATCTGCCGGTTGCGATAAAAAGCTGGAATTTGGTTGATATTAAAGGAAGAGTGGTTAGAAGAAACGAAACCAAATTGACATTGGACATCTCTAACTTAGCTTCTGGCGAATATATTGTTGAAATCCTGACCGAAAACGGCGACGTGATTTCAAGGAAGCTTGTTAAACAATAA